DNA sequence from the Oceanipulchritudo coccoides genome:
GCCCTCCTGCGCGAGGGCCTCCACTCTCTGCACAATCGCCTCCTCGGAATATGAAAACTCGAGGGGAACCGGGCGTGTGTCACTCGATACGGTCACCACTTTGCGATTGGTTCGCTGGGTGAGGTCATCCTCGATGTCTGTCATGTCACCAAGTGTGGCTGACATGAGAAGAAACTGGGTCTGCGGCATCAGGAGCAGCGGCACCTGCCAGGCCGCACCGCGCTCGTTGTCGCCGTAGTAATGGAACTCGTCCATGACAACCGCTTCGATTTTGGCGCGCTCACCACCACACAAGGCCATGTTGGAGAGAATCTCAGCTGTGCAGCAAAGGATCGGGGCATGCGGGTTTACAGTGGCGTCCCCGGTCATGAGGCCCACGTTGTCGGGCCCATGAGCGCGACACAGGGAAAGGAACTTTTCATTCACAAGTGCCTTGATCGGGCAGGTGTAGACCGCCCGCTGACCCCTGCAGAGCGCAAGGAACAGGAGCGCACCGGCAACCAGTGACTTGCCAGACCCCGTGGGCGTACGCAAGATGACGTGCCGTCCCTCATACAGTTCAAGGATTGCTTCCTCCTGCTCCGCATAGAGCTCAAACCCACTCTCCTCCATTGCCGTCAGGAAGGCTTCGAGGATAGTTTCCGTTTCAGCACCCTTTTCCAGAGGAGCCAATGGTGCTAATTGTTGATCCATCGTGTCGCTATTCTTTCGCTACAGGGGAGTCGGGAATATCCGCGGCGCAGCGAAACCCGCAATTACCGGTTGAAGAATCGGGCGTGTTGGCCGTACGTGCGCCAACGCGATATCGATTGCAATAGGAATCGTGGCACAAGTATGAACCGCCGCGCATGACGCGCCCGGGACCACCGGTCTTGCCGAAATCCTGGCCGGTTTCCGGGCCCTTGGGATTGATCCGTGTCTCCGGCTTGTCCGGCACATGCCAGGTCGGGCTGAACCAGTCGGCACACCATTCCCAGACATTGCCCGCCATGTTATAGAATCCGTAACCATTCTTCGGAAAGCTCCTTGCCGGGGCGGTCCCGACATAGCCATCCTCGGCAGTGTTGGATTTGGGAAAGTCCCCCTGCCAGATGTTGCACATGTGCTTGCCCTTGGGGGTCAGCTCATTGCCCCAGCAATAACGCTCTTGGACGAGCCCGCCCCGCGCGGCATATTCCCATTCTGCTTCAGTCGGGAGGCGCTTGCCGGCCCAGTCTGCAAAGTGCTTGGCGTCATGCCAGGAGACATGCACGACCGGATAGTTCATGCGCTTCTTGATGTTGCTCCCCGGTCCTTCCGGTTTTTTCCAGCTCGCGCCCTCAACGCCCACCCACCAGTTCAGGCCATCCACCTTGCGTGAGCCCTGCAGCTTGCGCAGGATATTTCCGGGAACCAGCAGTTGAAAGACGTAGGACCATCCAAAACGTTCCGCTTCGGTCTTGTAGCCGGTTGATTCGACAAACTCCGCAAACTGAGCGTTCGTCACGGTCGTCATGTCCAGATAAAAGGGCCGGAGCTCCACTTCCCGGACCGGACCCTCACCATCCGCGGGCCAGCCGTCCTCGTCCGTGCAGCCCATCAGGAAAGTCCCGCCTTCGAGGCGGATCATGCCGGACAGATCAGGCGCACGTGAGGCGTGCTTCTCATCCGAAGGCTCCTCCGCGCTTCCAAATCCCTTTTCCGGCTTGCAACAATCCATGCCCTTAGATTCCCAGCGGAGGGGCCGGGCAGTCAAGGCATATGCTTAGGCTCTCCCAAGACAGAGCTCCACTCCCGAGGTACGGGCCGCTCGGACCAACCCCTTGTCGAGTGTCGCCAGCGGGAAACCCTGGCGAAGAGCAAGCTCCAGATATGCGGCATCGTATGTCGTTAGCTTGTATTGAATTCCAAGATCTATCGTCTTAACCCATGCGTGTTTCATCGTTTCAGGATCAATGCGGATATCCAGTTCTCCCAAATTGGAGAGAAATATCTCAATCCCGGCCTGATCAATGCGTTTGTGCTTCATCGCCCCCAGTAACACATTGCCCAGCTCCAAATGCCACAATGCGGGAACCCAAGCTGCGGCGCCTTTTCCAAGTTCCCTCAACAATCCATCACAGTCTTTTCTCGCCTCGTCAGCAAAGATCCACGGAAGAGTGGCTGAGCAATCCAGGACAAAGGATCGGCTCATTTCCTACCCTCCTCGCGCAACGCTTTCCCATCCAGTCCGCCAAGTTTGTAGTGACCCCGTTCCTCCAGAATCCTGTCTGCCGAGTGTTTTCGCTTTTCCCGGGAATCCGCTGAATAGGAAGTGAGCGAAGCCACAGGGCGGTCATGTTTGGTGATGGTAAATGATTCACCCCGCTGGACTCGCTCAAGGAGTTCGCTCAACTTGGTCTTCGCTTCAAAGGCGCCAATCGAATGGGTTGCTTTCATCCAATTAAACTAGTCTATCCGACCAGTTTGTCAATTGGATAAAGCGCCACCCAGCGGAGGGGCCGGGCAGTCAAGGCTGAGGCTCAACATGCGGAGAGATTCTGCTTCCTCGGGAAGCAATTTGCCATCTGCCTTGATGCAATGGACAACAGCCCGGAGGCACTGGGCGCGGATAGCAAAGGCGGATGAGCGCAGGATATCCAGGGAATGATCTAATTGGCCCATATCGCCTTCCCCGGCCTCGTGATAGCTAACCTTGCCATTCAGGAGGTAAAGTGGAGTGACCGCTTCCGAGACAAGCGCAGCCGGCTGACCGGCTCCAGCCGCTTCACGGGCCACAATGGAGAGCAGATTCCCAACCGCTTTGGCGACTTCCGGTTTTAACTGCATGTATTGGACTGATGAATCCGAGCTGGCCGAGCCACTGCCACGGGCAAGGCGTTCGCGTAGGATTCGCCGCACACAAAATTCATAGAGGCTCAGGTGCTCATCCACCTGGATCAGGCTGTTGAGCAGGGTCAGAAAATCTTCCCTGCCGGGCAGCGGGGACTGCGTAAGCGTCGTAGTCGACAACTCCAGCGCGGCCAATCGGGTCTCCCTTGGCAGGGCAAGGACCTGATCATATGCCTCGCGGATTGAGGTAATCTCATCCGGCGAGAATGCCGCCTCGACGACTTTCCACTGGGCGTCGTCATCCAAGGTGTTATCAGCCATGACAAGGGCCAGAATCACCTTTCGGGCGCCCTCGCTTTCGCGCATGCGGCTGTCAAGGGATTCGGGAATCGCCCCGGTGATCTGCTGCGCTGTAGCGAGATTTCCGGTACTCATGGTCCCGATCGCCCCGAGAATGGCCATTCCCTCGATCATCTGGCGACCGCTTGGGCGGGCCGCCTTGGCAGCTTCTTCGGAGGGAGCCTTTTCGGGTTTTCTTTTGACCGGGCGATGGCGATCGTACTTACCGTCCCACTGTGGATCAATGAGCCGGATGCGTTCATCAAGAGGCGGGTGCGTGGCCAGCGCGCTGCTGAAGCCACGGGCCAGCCCGTCGGCAAAGAACATGTGTGCCGCCTCGCTGGCGCTGGGATGCTCAAGAACGGCATGGGTCGAGTGACTGCCGATCTTCTTGAGCGCACCGGCGATGCCATCGGGATTCCGTGTGAATTGTACCGCTGCAGCATCAGCCAGATACTCGCGCTGACGGGAGATAGCCGCCTGGATCAGGCGGGCAAAAAAGCTGCCAATGTAGCCAATTATGGTGACAAGAATGACCACGACAATCACGGCAATGATCAGCGCGCCGCCGTTACCCTTGCCGCCCCCGCTGCTTCTGCGGCGTCCACCACTGGCATAAATTCCACCACGGAAGATCGATCCCAGGAGGCGACCGAAAATGGTCAGCATGACGATCCCGAAGAGCACGCCCATCAGGCGGATATTGAGCCGGCAATCACCGTGCAGGACGTGGCTGTATTCGTGAGCCACTACACCCTGCAGCTCGTCGCGGCTCAAAGTGGCAAGGGCACCCGCCGAAACGGCAATGACCGCGTCATCCCGTCCCCACCCCGCGGCAAAGGCATTGATGGAAGCTTCCCGGTTGAGGATATACACTTCCGGAACCGGAACACCTGAAGCAATGGCCATTTCCTCGACAACATTGAGTAACTGCTTGCGTTTGTGGTCGTTGGTACTGCGGTCGACACGTTCCCCGCCAAGGGAGGTAGCGACACTCGCTCCACCGCCGCGCAGGGACAGGGTCTTGTAGAGCGATCCCATGCCGACGAGCAGGACAACCCCAATGGCTGTCCATACGATGCGTCCCGTGTCCACCACATCCATACGATCCATGGGCGAATAGGTCGCACCTTCGGGGCGTGAGAGTTGGTGGTAGGTGAATTCCCCGACGGTGACTGCCAGGTAGACACAAACCACGATGCAAACCACCGCGACCGCGTAGAAGAATACCAGCCGTTTCGTCTTCCGGATGGCGTTGTCTTGAGCTTCAAAGAAATCCATTCAGGCAATTGAGCAGAGTGACCCTCAGGAATTGAAGCTGACCTTGGGGGCCGCCTTTTCCGCTTCGTCCTCAATCTCAAAGAGCTGGGCTTCGCCGAAGTTGAACATGCCTGCAAAAATCACGGCCGGGAATTGCTCACGCCGCGTGTTGTAGGTCATGACTGAGTCATTGTAGGACTGGCGGGCGAAGGAGATCTTGTTCTCCGTCGAGGTCAGTTCCTCAGTGAGCTGCATCATGTTCTGGTTGGCTTTCAGGTCGGGATAGGCTTCCGCGAGGGCAAAAAAGCGGCCCATTGCCCCGCCGAGGGCGGTTTCCGCGCCCATGAGGCCCTTGATGGCGCTTGGATCGCCCGGATTTCCAGCCGCTTTGGCTCCAGCGGATGCCGCCGCATTACGCGCCTGAATGACCGCTTCCAGCGTCTCGCGCTCGTGTTTGAGATAGCCTTTGGCCGTCTCGACGAGGTTCGGAATCAAGTCATAGCGCCGCTTGAGCTGCACATCAATCTGCGCGAAGGCATTCTTGAATCGGTTACGCAGGGTAACCAGGCTGTTGTAGATGCCTACCGCGTAGAGCGCCAACATCACCACGATTACCAATAGAACTCCTAATATTATCCATGCTGTCATTCTGACAAATTGTAAAATTGGCGGAATTCTGGCGAGAGAATTATTGAACTCGCTATCCGCGCAGATTGCTTAAACTACCCCATGCTTTCATTGGTCAACTTGTCCCTTGCCTATGGGGGGCCACCACTTTTCGACAAGACGTCGATGGAAATCCAGCCAGGTGACCGGCTGGCCCTGATTGGCCGGAACGGGTCCGGAAAGTCTTCCCTGTTGAAGGTGATTTCAGGCGAAGTGCCGCCGGATGCCGGGGAACGCATCCTTCAGGGCAAGCCGCTGGTCGCGACGATGCCGCAGGAGATTCCCGAGTTGCCGGGAAAGTCCGTCGAAGAGGCCTTGCGAGACCAGCTCAGCGACCAGCACCTTGACGATTGGGAAGTGGAGGCGCGCCTGCACAAGTGCCTCTCCGATCTTGAGATGTCGGAGGAGACGCCCTACCCGACCCTGAGCTCGGGCCAGAAGCGCCGGGTCCTGCTGATGGCCTGTCTGGTGCGCGAACCGGATATTCTCCTCCTGGATGAGCCTACCAATCACCTGGATGTGGAGGCGATCCAGTGGATGGAGTCGGTCCTGATGAATTTCAAAGGTGCCCTCCTGTTCATTTCGCACGACCGGTCGTTCATCCGCGCCTTGGCGAAGTCGATCCTCGATCTTGACCGGGGTAAGCTGACCCGTTGGAACTGCGATTATGATACCTACCTGATCCGCAAGGAGGAAGCATTGGAAGCGGAGAGCAAGCAGAACGCGGTCTTCGACAAGAAGCTGGCTCAGGAGGAGGCATGGATCCGTCAAGGCATCAAGGCCCGGCGCACGCGCAACGAGGGACGCGTACGGCATTTGCTCAAGATGCGCGAAGAGCACCGGCAACGGCGCTCCAAGACGGGCAATGTCGCTCTCAATGTCACCGCCAGCCAGCAGGCATCCGGTCACAAGGTGATCAACGCGGAAGAGATCTCCGCGGAATACGAGGGGCAGTTGGTCTTCAAACCCTTCTCCTGCGAAATCCTCCGTGGTGACCGGGTTGGCATCCTCGGTCCAAATGGCTGCGGAAAAACAACTTTGATCAAGATCCTGCTGGGCAAACTAACCCCGCCAAGCGGCACAGTCACCCACGGGACCAACCTGCAGGTGGCCTACTTCGACCAGAACCGGGAAGTGCTCAATGACGCGGCTTCAATCGTCGAAAACATTTCCGACGGAAATGAATTCGTCGAGGTCGGTGGCCAGCGCAAGCACATCGTCAGCCACCTGAAGGACTTTCTGTTCACCTCCGAACAGGCGCAAGCGCCCATCCACAATCTCTCCGGTGGGGAGCGCAATCGTCTCCTCCTCGCGAAGCTCTTCACCCGCCCGTTCAATGTCCTCGTGATGGACGAGCCCACCAATGATCTTGATCTGGAAACACTGGAATTGCTCGAGGAACAACTCGACCAGTTTGATGGAACCCTGCTCCTCGTTTCCCACGACAGGACCTTCATTGATAATGTGGTCACCGAGCTGCTGGTCTTTGAGCCCGACAAGACCATCCGCCCGATTGTCGGGGGATACGGCGACTACCTCACCTTCAAAAAGCGATCACAGGCACCCACAAAACCTGCCGGACAAACTGACAAATCCACTACAAAAAAGGGCAAGCCGCAGAAAGCCCGGCGCTTCCTCAATCGCGAACAACGCGAACTCGACGAACTCCCCGCCTTGATTGAGGCCCTTGAAGCTGAGCAGGAACAAATCGCCGCAGATCTGGCCAACCCGGAAAAACTCAAGTCAGATCCGGAGTTTGGCGCGACGGCCAAGATCCGTCTTGATGAAATCGATACAATCCTTCACGAAAAATACGCGCGCTGGGAAGAGTTGGAAGCGTTGAAGAAGGAGTTGACCTAAGCGCCACAATGAGTCGGCGCTTCAGCGCCGGTCACGCCTCAACCGGGCCTGAAGGCCCGACTCTTGGATACGAGAATTATCCCGAAGAACCGCCACACGGAGTCGGCGCTTCAGCGCCGGTCACGCCACAACCGGGCCGGAAGGCCCGACTCATGGATACGAAAATTATCCCGAGAAGCCGCCACACGGAGTCGGCGCTTTAGCGCCGGTCACGCCACAACCGAGCCTGAAGGCCCGACTCTTGGATACGAGAATTATCCCGAAGAACCGCCACACGGAGTCGGCGCTTTAGCGCCGGTCACGCCACAACCGGGCCTGAAGGCCCGACTCATAGGCTCCGTTACGCCGGCTTGGGGAGGCGCTTTTCCTTGATCAGTTGCATTACCGCGGCTGGGGGCTGGCCGTTGCGGTAGAGCTCTGCCATGGCCTTCATGTAGGGGTCCATCTTGCCGAAGATAAAACGGTATCCCGAGCAGAGGTAATTGAGGCCGGGATCGTCCTCGGGGGTGAGCAGGAAGCGGTGTTTCGGGCAGCCACCATTGCAGGTGAAGCGAAAGTCACACTCGATGCAGAACTTGGGAAGGGTCTCGCGCTTGGCCTTTCCAAATGCCTTCTGCTGGGGGCTGTCGGCCATCTCGGCCATCGATTGCTCATTGATGTTGCCGATTTTGAATTCCGGATAAACGTAGTGATCACACGAATACAGGCTTCCATCGTGCTCGAGCGCCATGGCCCGTCCACATTCCTCGCTGTAGACACAGAGCCCACCAGGGACACCCGCCCATTTACCAAGCGCGACATCGAACAATTGAACATAGATTTTTCCGACATCGTGCTGGACCCAGCGCTTGAACATGCTCCACATGAAGCGCCCGTAAGCCTTTGGCTGAACACTCCAGTCGGTGACGGGTGCATCAAGGTTCTCGTCCTCCTCGGCAAATTTCGGAGGAGTGGCATGGCTCAAACCCAGCTTCTTTGCCTCTGCGTCGGGCAGGCGCTCGATAATCGGGATAAACTGCATGTAGCGCGACCCGATGCCTTTCAGGAAGGCGTACACCTCAGCGCCCTTGTCCTGGTTGGCTCGGTTGACGCAAGTCAGCGTGTTGAAATCCACGCGGTGTTTCTTGAGGAACTCAAGCCCCTTCATTACCTCGGCATGGCTACCCGCCCCGCTTCGTTTGACCCGTAGTGCATCATGCACCTCGGCGGGTCCATCAATACTGAGCCCGACAAGGAAATTCTCACGCTTAAGGAAGGCTCCCCACTCGTCATCGAGGAGCGTTCCATTTGTCTGGAAGGCATTATCGATCTGCCGGCCCTTGCCATACTGCTTCTGCCACTTGACGACCTTCTCGAAGAAATCCACACCGCAAAGGGTTGGCTCGCCACCTTGCCAGGCGAAGGTCACCGGATCGGCCGGCTGTGCCTCGATGTAGCGCCTCACATAGGACTCCAGCGTGGCATCATCCATTTTCCAGCGCTCCCCGTCTCCGAACAAAACCTCCTTCTCGAGATAAAAACAATAGGTACAATCGAGATTACACTTCGGCCCGATTGGTTTTACCATGATGTGAAAGGGTGCGCTGGCACGGGATTCCTCGATTTCCTTGGGGGCTGACATGGGAACACAAATGGTGCCAAGCGCCTACCCGATGACAATTGAAAATTTCCGTTGACCAGCAGGTGTCTTAAGTAACGCTTTAAAGATTAGCTAATTTCTATGACTTCCTTGAATACCATTCCATTGGGCGAACGGCCGCAGGAGCGCTTGCAAATGAAAGGGCCCAATGCCCTTTCGGACGCTGAGTTGCTGGCGATTGTCCTGCGAAGCGGGACGCGCGGATGCGATGTCCTGAGCCTTTCCCATAAGATCCTCCACGGTAGCGGATCCCTGCGCGGGCTCCTGCGGCTCACGGTGGAGGACATGCAGGCGTACCCCGGCATTGGCGGAGTGAAGGCCTTGCAGTTGCAGGCGATGATTGAGATAGCGCGCCGGGTCCTCTCCACCGGCGAGGCGGCGCCGTTAATGGATAGCCCGGAACGTATCTACAACTGGTTGCGCCCGATTGCCGACGGGGAACCGGTGGAAAAGTTCTGGGTCTTGTCGCTGAGCCGGAAGAACCGGTTGCTCCGTTGCCAGGCGGTGACAAGCGGGACAGCCACGGCGAGCTTGGTACATCCGCGGGAGGTGTTCCGCGAAGCCATCCGCAACAGCGCATCGGCACTGGTCTGTGCGCACAACCATCCGAGTGGCGACCCCTCGCCCAGTCAGGCGGACATCCGGGCAACGCGCCAATTGCGCGAAGCTTCGAAAGTCGTACAACTCGATTTACTGGACCATGTCATCATCGGCCAGCGCGAGCACGACCCGGCCGGCAGCGGCTACTACTCATTCGCCGAGTCCGGTATACTTTGAGGGTTAACTACAAATTTCGCGAATCCAACGAATGCCACTGATTTACAAAGAAGAATCATTCAAAATCGTCGGTGCCTGCTTTGAGGTATACA
Encoded proteins:
- a CDS encoding formylglycine-generating enzyme family protein, producing the protein MDCCKPEKGFGSAEEPSDEKHASRAPDLSGMIRLEGGTFLMGCTDEDGWPADGEGPVREVELRPFYLDMTTVTNAQFAEFVESTGYKTEAERFGWSYVFQLLVPGNILRKLQGSRKVDGLNWWVGVEGASWKKPEGPGSNIKKRMNYPVVHVSWHDAKHFADWAGKRLPTEAEWEYAARGGLVQERYCWGNELTPKGKHMCNIWQGDFPKSNTAEDGYVGTAPARSFPKNGYGFYNMAGNVWEWCADWFSPTWHVPDKPETRINPKGPETGQDFGKTGGPGRVMRGGSYLCHDSYCNRYRVGARTANTPDSSTGNCGFRCAADIPDSPVAKE
- a CDS encoding type II toxin-antitoxin system VapC family toxin, which produces MSRSFVLDCSATLPWIFADEARKDCDGLLRELGKGAAAWVPALWHLELGNVLLGAMKHKRIDQAGIEIFLSNLGELDIRIDPETMKHAWVKTIDLGIQYKLTTYDAAYLELALRQGFPLATLDKGLVRAARTSGVELCLGRA
- a CDS encoding type II toxin-antitoxin system Phd/YefM family antitoxin, which produces MKATHSIGAFEAKTKLSELLERVQRGESFTITKHDRPVASLTSYSADSREKRKHSADRILEERGHYKLGGLDGKALREEGRK
- a CDS encoding M48 family metallopeptidase, which codes for MDFFEAQDNAIRKTKRLVFFYAVAVVCIVVCVYLAVTVGEFTYHQLSRPEGATYSPMDRMDVVDTGRIVWTAIGVVLLVGMGSLYKTLSLRGGGASVATSLGGERVDRSTNDHKRKQLLNVVEEMAIASGVPVPEVYILNREASINAFAAGWGRDDAVIAVSAGALATLSRDELQGVVAHEYSHVLHGDCRLNIRLMGVLFGIVMLTIFGRLLGSIFRGGIYASGGRRRSSGGGKGNGGALIIAVIVVVILVTIIGYIGSFFARLIQAAISRQREYLADAAAVQFTRNPDGIAGALKKIGSHSTHAVLEHPSASEAAHMFFADGLARGFSSALATHPPLDERIRLIDPQWDGKYDRHRPVKRKPEKAPSEEAAKAARPSGRQMIEGMAILGAIGTMSTGNLATAQQITGAIPESLDSRMRESEGARKVILALVMADNTLDDDAQWKVVEAAFSPDEITSIREAYDQVLALPRETRLAALELSTTTLTQSPLPGREDFLTLLNSLIQVDEHLSLYEFCVRRILRERLARGSGSASSDSSVQYMQLKPEVAKAVGNLLSIVAREAAGAGQPAALVSEAVTPLYLLNGKVSYHEAGEGDMGQLDHSLDILRSSAFAIRAQCLRAVVHCIKADGKLLPEEAESLRMLSLSLDCPAPPLGGALSN
- a CDS encoding LemA family protein, with protein sequence MTAWIILGVLLVIVVMLALYAVGIYNSLVTLRNRFKNAFAQIDVQLKRRYDLIPNLVETAKGYLKHERETLEAVIQARNAAASAGAKAAGNPGDPSAIKGLMGAETALGGAMGRFFALAEAYPDLKANQNMMQLTEELTSTENKISFARQSYNDSVMTYNTRREQFPAVIFAGMFNFGEAQLFEIEDEAEKAAPKVSFNS
- a CDS encoding ATP-binding cassette domain-containing protein, translating into MLSLVNLSLAYGGPPLFDKTSMEIQPGDRLALIGRNGSGKSSLLKVISGEVPPDAGERILQGKPLVATMPQEIPELPGKSVEEALRDQLSDQHLDDWEVEARLHKCLSDLEMSEETPYPTLSSGQKRRVLLMACLVREPDILLLDEPTNHLDVEAIQWMESVLMNFKGALLFISHDRSFIRALAKSILDLDRGKLTRWNCDYDTYLIRKEEALEAESKQNAVFDKKLAQEEAWIRQGIKARRTRNEGRVRHLLKMREEHRQRRSKTGNVALNVTASQQASGHKVINAEEISAEYEGQLVFKPFSCEILRGDRVGILGPNGCGKTTLIKILLGKLTPPSGTVTHGTNLQVAYFDQNREVLNDAASIVENISDGNEFVEVGGQRKHIVSHLKDFLFTSEQAQAPIHNLSGGERNRLLLAKLFTRPFNVLVMDEPTNDLDLETLELLEEQLDQFDGTLLLVSHDRTFIDNVVTELLVFEPDKTIRPIVGGYGDYLTFKKRSQAPTKPAGQTDKSTTKKGKPQKARRFLNREQRELDELPALIEALEAEQEQIAADLANPEKLKSDPEFGATAKIRLDEIDTILHEKYARWEELEALKKELT
- a CDS encoding anaerobic sulfatase maturase, whose amino-acid sequence is MSAPKEIEESRASAPFHIMVKPIGPKCNLDCTYCFYLEKEVLFGDGERWKMDDATLESYVRRYIEAQPADPVTFAWQGGEPTLCGVDFFEKVVKWQKQYGKGRQIDNAFQTNGTLLDDEWGAFLKRENFLVGLSIDGPAEVHDALRVKRSGAGSHAEVMKGLEFLKKHRVDFNTLTCVNRANQDKGAEVYAFLKGIGSRYMQFIPIIERLPDAEAKKLGLSHATPPKFAEEDENLDAPVTDWSVQPKAYGRFMWSMFKRWVQHDVGKIYVQLFDVALGKWAGVPGGLCVYSEECGRAMALEHDGSLYSCDHYVYPEFKIGNINEQSMAEMADSPQQKAFGKAKRETLPKFCIECDFRFTCNGGCPKHRFLLTPEDDPGLNYLCSGYRFIFGKMDPYMKAMAELYRNGQPPAAVMQLIKEKRLPKPA
- the radC gene encoding RadC family protein codes for the protein MTSLNTIPLGERPQERLQMKGPNALSDAELLAIVLRSGTRGCDVLSLSHKILHGSGSLRGLLRLTVEDMQAYPGIGGVKALQLQAMIEIARRVLSTGEAAPLMDSPERIYNWLRPIADGEPVEKFWVLSLSRKNRLLRCQAVTSGTATASLVHPREVFREAIRNSASALVCAHNHPSGDPSPSQADIRATRQLREASKVVQLDLLDHVIIGQREHDPAGSGYYSFAESGIL